In Amaranthus tricolor cultivar Red isolate AtriRed21 chromosome 3, ASM2621246v1, whole genome shotgun sequence, a single window of DNA contains:
- the LOC130808844 gene encoding uncharacterized protein LOC130808844 gives MQLGGFILEKSSNNFYTSKELRRSKRQYQCRQEEEIKQSSSMEFNCLLKIYSIIYIFLFVSSSLVSPVSSSMDSDIDSKLSNETHRFRPGEQVQRLRRIREHLKKINKTPVKTIQSVDGDLIDCILAHQQPAFDHPMLQGQKPLEAPERPKSQESNSMFEESLQLWHLTGEACPEGTIPIRRTIEDDMMRVNSIRRFGRKPRRVRRDSTGSDHEHAVGYVSGQQYYGAKASINVWSPRVSNPYEFSLSQMWVISGSFGDDLNTIEAGWQVSPELYGDNYPRFFTYWTSDAYQATGCYNLLCSGFVQTNSRIAIGAAISPTSSYKGGQFDISLLIWKDPKHGNWWLEFGSGILVGYWPSFLFTHLRDHASMVQFGGEIVNSRAQGFHTSTQMGSGHFSGEGFGKASYFRNLQIVDWSNSLIPLSNLKVLADHPNCYDIRGGINNVWGNYFYYGGPGRNVRCP, from the exons ATGCAATTAGGTGGATTTATATTGGAAAAATCAAGCAACAATTTCTATACAAGTAAAGAATTGAGAAGAAGTAAAAGACAATATCAATGTAGACAAGAAGAAGAGATAAAACAGAGTAGTAGCATGGAATTTAATTGCTTATTGAAGATCTATTCAATCATTTATATCTTCTTATTTGTTTCTTCTTCTCTGGTTTCCCCTGTTTCTTCTTCAATGGATTCTGATATTGACTCTAAACTAAGCAATGAAACGCATCGTTTTCGGCCTGGTGAACAAGTTCAGAGGTTAAGAAGAATCAGAGAACATCTTAAAAAGATCAATAAAACTCCTGTTAAAACTATTCAA AGTGTAGATGGGGATCTTATAGATTGTATATTGGCACATCAACAACCAGCATTTGATCATCCTATGTTACAAGGTCAAAAACCATTG GAAGCACCAGAGAGGCCAAAAAGCCAGGAAAGTAACAGTATGTTTGAAGAAAGCTTGCAATTATGGCATTTAACAGGAGAAGCATGCCCAGAAGGAACAATTCCAATAAGAAGAACTATTGAAGATGATATGATGAGAGTTAATTCTATTAGAAGATTTGGAAGAAAACCCAGAAGAGTTAGAAGAGATTCTACTGGCTCTGATCATGAG CATGCAGTGGGATATGTATCCGGACAACAATATTATggagcaaaagcaagcataaacGTTTGGTCACCTAGAGTTTCTAATCCATATGAATTCAGTTTATCACAAATGTGGGTCATTTCTGGTTCCTTTGGTGATGATTTAAACACAATTGAAGCTGGTTGGCAG GTTAGCCCTGAGCTTTATGGAGACAACTACCCTAGGTTCTTTACCTATTGGACt AGTGATGCCTACCAAGCGACTGGATGCTACAACTTGTTATGCTCTGGCTTTGTTCAAACTAATAGTAGGATTGCTATCGGGGCTGCTATTTCACCAACATCTTCATATAAAGGAGGACAGTTTGATATTAGCTTGTTAATTTGGAAG GATCCAAAGCACGGAAATTGGTGGCTCGAATTCGGATCAGGTATTTTAGTCGGGTATTGGCCCTCATTTTTGTTCACCCACCTAAGAGACCATGCAAGTATGGTTCAATTTGGAGGAGAAATAGTGAATTCAAGGGCACAAGGTTTCcacacttcaacacaaatgGGAAGTGGTCATTTTTCAGGGGAAGGCTTTGGAAAAGCTTCCTATTTTAGGAATTTACAAATTGTAGATTGGAGTAATAGTTTAATTCCATTATCTAATCTCAAAGTTTTGGCAGATCATCCAAATTGCTATGATATTAGAGGTGGGATTAATAATGTTTGGGgtaattatttttactatggAGGTCCTGGGAGAAATGTTAGGTGTCCCTAA